The following are encoded in a window of Palaemon carinicauda isolate YSFRI2023 chromosome 31, ASM3689809v2, whole genome shotgun sequence genomic DNA:
- the LOC137624571 gene encoding uncharacterized protein, whose protein sequence is MENDRSDKIIRTILGKLDREVVPKVKRNAERVEKIKDKVLDALPRGGPGGYSIHFIHCGSAFEGLAVKEETDFDIVMMLGKPFESDNFTVCRDPSGFFTLQWKTHLPNKFLSDCDDFLDAATIRRELFSLASHGIKNLNIPNAEIKYREQLVALTVEIQFFNGEKISIDFVPEIVFRTWGQCPDLRPLSELPSCLRKYIDTLNKNKSPIMFFSLAVPDADKYLNSDQLFSVSFSLLEKKFLNSEVKLRDMVRMVKLKAHQQNWKRLYKFQSFFAKRTAVKHCDELKKKTLCEGYKAILEYLLQDVEKGFMEDYFIINLVAYTWKPEKASMFREELVRTLTEDPSEMLKLM, encoded by the coding sequence ATGGAGAACGATAGATCCGACAAAATCATTAGAACCATTCTAGGCAAATTGGACAGAGAAGTTGTTCCGAAGGTGAAAAGAAATGCCGAGAGAGTGGAAAAAATCAAGGATAAAGTCCTCGATGCTTTACCAAGAGGAGGTCCTGGCGGCTATAGCATTCATTTCATTCACTGTGGCAGTGCTTTTGAAGGACTGGCTGTGAAAGAAGAGACGGATTTCGATATAGTGATGATGTTGGGTAAACCTTTCGAATCAGATAATTTCACAGTATGTAGGGATCCCAGTGGGTTTTTCACTCTTCAGTGGAAGACCCACTTACCCAACAAATTCTTATCCGACTGTGATGACTTCTTAGATGCGGCAACAATAAGGAGAGAATTATTCTCTTTAGCATCTCATggaataaaaaatttgaatatacCAAATGCGGAAATCAAATATAGGGAACAATTGGTTGCCCTGACTGTGGAGATTCAGTTTTTTAATGGGGAAAAGATCTCCATTGATTTTGTTCCCGAAATAGTGTTCCGCACTTGGGGACAGTGTCCCGACTTACGGCCCCTTAGTGAGCTCCCCAGCTGTCTGAGGAAATACATAGACACTCTGAACAAGAACAAATCTCCCATCATGTTCTTTTCTTTGGCAGTGCCTGATGCTGACAAGTATCTAAATTCTGACCAACTTTTCAGTGTCTCGTTTAGCTTGCTGGAGAAGAAATTCCTCAATTCAGAGGTCAAACTGCGAGACATGGTCAGGATGGTTAAACTCAAGGCACATCAGCAAAACTGGAAGCGTCTGTACAAGTTCCAGTCTTTCTTTGCAAAGCGAACTGCTGTTAAGCACTGTGATGAGCTGAAGAAGAAAACTTTGTGTGAAGGATACAAAGCCATTTTGGAGTACCTGTTACAAGACGTGGAGAAGGGATTCATGGAAGATTACTTCATCATAAATCTAGTGGCCTACACCTGGAAGCCTGAGAAGGCCTCTATGTTTCGTGAAGAACTTGTCCGTACACTGACTGAGGATCCAAGTGAGATGCTGAAACTAATGTGA
- the LOC137624570 gene encoding uncharacterized protein — MSDPDSIVRSILGKLNREVVPKVRRNAQKMEEFKERFRKAIEKSDSGYPKQFVHCGSAFEGLAVKEETDFDIVMTLGKPFEGANFTPRRHPSGFFTLKWKPHLPSKSVCDSEGVVNVSHLKEDLFTRIVNAIDAVKVPGQEIRRSKQLVAVTVEIKYDSGEEISIDLVPTIVFRSWEDCPDLRPPTELPECLRDYIDTLKDNGSPIMFFSLTVPNADKYQNSDQLSSPSFGLLEKTFLSSEVNLRDMVRLVKLKAHQQDWKRLYKFQSFFAKRIAVKHCDELKTKGVWEGYRAILKYLDQEVEKEFIEDYFIINQVAYKWKPERAVQFREEIARALREDPSNILSKM; from the coding sequence ATGTCTGACCCCGACAGCATAGTTAGAAGCATCCTTGGCAAATTGAACAGAGAAGTTGTTCCGAAGGTGAGAAGAAATGCGCAGAAAATGGAAGAATTTAAGGAAAGATTCAGGAAAGCTATAGAGAAATCGGATAGTGGTTATCCCAAACAGTTCGTTCACTGTGGCAGTGCTTTTGAAGGACTGGCTGTGAAAGAGGAGACGGATTTTGATATAGTAATGACGTTGGGTAAGCCCTTTGAGGGGGCTAATTTCACTCCACGTCGTCATCCAAGTGGATTCTTCACTCTTAAGTGGAAGCCTCATTTACCTTCCAAATCTGTATGTGACAGTGAAGGAGTCGTGAATGTATCACACCTAAAAGAAGATTTATTCACCAGAATAGTTAATGCAATAGACGCCGTTAAAGTACCAGGACAAGAAATTAGGCGTAGTAAGCAGTTGGTTGCCGTTACTGTGGAGATAAAGTATGATTCGGGAGAAGAGATATCGATAGATCTTGTCCCCACTATTGTGTTTCGCTCTTGGGAAGATTGTCCTGACTTGAGGCCCCCTACTGAACTCCCAGAATGTTTGAGGGACTACATAGACACTCTGAAAGATAACGGATCTCCAATTATGTTCTTTTCTTTGACAGTACCTAATGCTGACAAGTATCAAAATTCTGATCAACTTTCCAGTCCCTCCTTTGGCTTGCTAGAGAAAACTTTTCTCAGTTCAGAGGTTAATCTCCGAGACATGGTTAGACTGGTGAAACTCAAAGCTCACCAGCAGGACTGGAAGCGTCTGTACAAGTTCCAGTCTTTCTTTGCAAAGCGAATTGCAGTCAAGCACTGTGACGAATTGAAGACCAAAGGTGTGTGGGAAGGATACAGGGCCATTTTGAAATACCTGGATCAAGAGGTGGAGAAGGAATTCATTGAAGATTACTTCATCATAAATCAAGTGGCATACAAGTGGAAGCCTGAGAGGGCTGTTCAATTTCGTGAAGAAATCGCCCGTGCTTTGAGGGAGGATCCAAGTAACATTCTGAGCAAAATGTGA